The following proteins are encoded in a genomic region of Leptospira yasudae:
- a CDS encoding precorrin-8X methylmutase, with translation MNDMRQMTSLGREIEDKSFSIIDEEAGPHSFSKEEWEVVRRIIHATADFEYKDITKIHKRAVDSGIAALRSGCPIVCDVQMIIAGLNQERLAAYGCKTYGFISDEDVIRTAKEKNSTRAIESIRKAHTLGLLNGAVLAVGNAPTALLEIERMIREENAKPALVIGVPVGFVSAVESKEVILTLESSDTLSTPYVLTRGRKGGSTIAVAIIHALLLLSSKRGER, from the coding sequence ATGAATGACATGAGACAAATGACGTCTCTCGGAAGGGAAATCGAAGACAAATCCTTTTCGATCATAGACGAAGAGGCCGGACCGCATTCTTTTTCAAAGGAAGAATGGGAAGTGGTCCGAAGAATCATCCACGCAACCGCCGACTTCGAATACAAAGACATCACGAAAATCCATAAACGCGCGGTCGACTCCGGGATCGCCGCGTTGCGAAGCGGTTGTCCTATCGTCTGCGACGTGCAGATGATCATCGCCGGTCTCAATCAGGAAAGACTCGCCGCCTACGGATGCAAGACGTACGGTTTCATCTCCGACGAAGACGTGATTCGAACCGCCAAAGAAAAGAACTCCACTCGTGCGATCGAATCGATCCGCAAGGCACATACATTAGGACTTTTGAATGGAGCAGTCCTCGCCGTCGGGAACGCGCCCACGGCCCTGCTTGAAATCGAACGGATGATCCGGGAAGAAAACGCAAAACCTGCCCTCGTCATCGGCGTTCCGGTAGGTTTCGTCTCCGCGGTCGAATCCAAGGAAGTGATTCTAACATTAGAATCTTCTGATACGCTTTCCACGCCTTACGTTCTGACGCGGGGAAGAAAAGGAGGAAGCACGATTGCGGTCGCGATCATTCACGCACTTCTTCTTTTATCCTCCAAACGAGGGGAACGATGA